A region from the Gammaproteobacteria bacterium genome encodes:
- a CDS encoding class I fructose-bisphosphate aldolase produces the protein MDLEALNDIALAMVAPGKGILAADESTGTITKRFAGINVESTEENRRAYRDLLFSAEGMEQYISGVIMYDETLRQKSADGTPFPKKLQDMGVVPGIKVDMGAKDLAGCEGEKITEGLDGLRERLTEYYDLGARFAKWRAVITIGEDIPSSNCIETNAHALARYAALCQEAGIVPIVEPEVLMDADNSIEECYEVTSYTLKTVFDELYKQNVALEGMVLKPNMVISGKGCAEQAEPELVADMTIACLLNHVPAAVPGIAFLSGGQSDELATEHLNLMNQMGPHPWALTFSYGRALQAAALKAWGGSADNVPAAQAAFMHRAKMNGLAHLGEYSTDMEKAA, from the coding sequence ATGGATCTCGAGGCACTCAACGACATCGCACTGGCCATGGTGGCACCGGGCAAGGGCATCCTGGCGGCCGATGAAAGCACTGGCACGATTACCAAGCGCTTTGCCGGCATCAACGTGGAATCCACCGAGGAAAACCGCCGCGCCTACCGTGACCTGCTGTTCTCTGCCGAGGGCATGGAGCAGTACATCAGCGGCGTGATCATGTACGACGAAACGCTGCGCCAGAAGTCGGCTGACGGCACGCCGTTCCCGAAGAAGCTGCAGGATATGGGTGTCGTCCCCGGCATCAAGGTCGACATGGGTGCCAAGGACCTCGCTGGCTGCGAAGGCGAGAAGATCACCGAGGGTCTCGACGGCCTGCGTGAGCGCCTGACCGAGTACTACGACCTGGGCGCACGCTTTGCCAAGTGGCGCGCCGTGATCACCATCGGCGAGGACATTCCCTCCAGCAACTGCATCGAGACCAACGCCCACGCCCTGGCGCGCTATGCCGCCCTCTGCCAGGAAGCCGGCATCGTGCCGATCGTCGAGCCGGAAGTCCTGATGGACGCCGACAACAGCATCGAGGAGTGCTACGAAGTCACCAGCTACACCCTGAAGACGGTCTTCGACGAGCTGTACAAGCAGAACGTTGCGCTGGAAGGCATGGTGCTGAAGCCGAACATGGTGATCTCGGGCAAGGGCTGTGCCGAGCAGGCCGAGCCGGAGCTGGTTGCCGACATGACCATTGCCTGCCTGCTGAACCATGTGCCGGCGGCCGTGCCGGGCATCGCCTTCCTGTCGGGCGGGCAGAGCGACGAGCTGGCCACCGAGCACCTGAACCTGATGAACCAGATGGGTCCGCACCCCTGGGCGCTGACCTTCTCCTATGGCCGTGCCTTGCAGGCTGCCGCATTGAAGGCCTGGGGCGGCTCGGCCGACAACGTGCCGGCGGCACAGGCGGCGTTCATGCACCGGGCCAAGATGAATGGCCTGGCTCACCTGGGCGAGTACAGCACGGACATGGAAAAGGCAGCCTGA
- the queE gene encoding 7-carboxy-7-deazaguanine synthase QueE translates to MDRAEAFEKPSEIADDPRGQRLRLTEIFHSLQGESVHAGLRTVFVRLTGCPLRCTYCDTAYAFHGGDWWRFDDIVAEIRQHGTPYVCVTGGEPLAQKNCVVFMQRLVDEGYDVSLETSGAMDLAAVPAGVLKVMDIKTPDSGEDSRNRWENLLHLGSRDQLKFVIGSRADYEWSRQQLAERQLAERCGVLFSPSWGKQDPAELADWVIADKLPVRVQLQLHKVLWGEEPGR, encoded by the coding sequence ATGGACCGCGCTGAAGCATTCGAAAAGCCCTCGGAAATTGCCGATGACCCTCGTGGCCAGCGGTTGCGCTTGACAGAAATCTTCCATTCCCTGCAAGGGGAGTCGGTGCATGCCGGTCTGCGGACCGTGTTCGTGCGCCTGACGGGGTGTCCGCTGCGTTGCACTTACTGTGATACCGCCTATGCCTTTCACGGTGGCGACTGGTGGCGCTTCGACGACATCGTGGCCGAGATTCGCCAGCATGGGACGCCGTATGTCTGTGTCACGGGTGGCGAGCCACTGGCGCAGAAGAACTGCGTGGTCTTCATGCAGCGACTGGTGGACGAGGGCTACGACGTATCGCTGGAAACCAGCGGCGCGATGGATCTGGCTGCCGTGCCTGCCGGCGTGCTGAAGGTCATGGACATCAAGACCCCGGATTCCGGCGAAGACAGCCGCAATCGTTGGGAGAACCTGTTGCACCTGGGCTCGCGTGACCAGTTGAAATTCGTCATCGGCTCGCGGGCGGATTACGAGTGGTCCCGGCAGCAGCTGGCGGAGCGCCAGCTGGCGGAGCGGTGCGGTGTCCTGTTTTCGCCGAGCTGGGGCAAGCAGGACCCGGCCGAACTGGCGGACTGGGTGATAGCCGACAAGCTGCCGGTACGGGTACAGCTCCAGTTGCACAAGGTCCTGTGGGGCGAGGAGCCGGGACGATGA
- the queC gene encoding 7-cyano-7-deazaguanine synthase QueC: MSQSRAVVLVSGGLDSATCLAMARNDGFECYALSFDYGQRHAAELAAAGRVSQALGAVEHRTMRIDFAGIGGSALTDAAIDVPAAGGKGIPVTYVPARNTVFLSLALGWAEVLDAARIYIGVNAVDYSGYPDCRPEFVAAFQQVIQLATRQSIEGRVPQIAAPLVDLSKAEIIRRGVELGIDYGMTVSCYAATADGRACGRCDSCALRTEGFAAAGVADPTCYQET, translated from the coding sequence ATGAGCCAATCGAGAGCCGTGGTGCTGGTTTCCGGCGGCCTGGATTCGGCGACCTGCCTGGCCATGGCCCGCAATGACGGTTTCGAATGCTACGCACTGAGTTTCGATTACGGTCAGCGGCATGCGGCCGAGCTGGCGGCTGCAGGGCGAGTCAGCCAGGCGCTGGGGGCTGTCGAGCACCGCACCATGCGGATCGATTTTGCCGGGATCGGTGGCTCCGCGCTGACGGATGCTGCCATTGACGTGCCTGCCGCGGGCGGTAAGGGCATACCGGTGACCTATGTTCCGGCCCGGAATACCGTTTTCCTGTCGCTGGCGCTGGGCTGGGCCGAGGTGCTTGATGCTGCCCGCATCTACATCGGCGTGAACGCCGTCGATTATTCCGGTTACCCGGATTGCCGGCCAGAGTTCGTGGCTGCATTCCAGCAGGTGATCCAGCTGGCCACCAGGCAATCCATCGAGGGCAGGGTGCCGCAGATTGCCGCTCCGCTGGTGGATCTCAGCAAGGCGGAGATCATTCGTCGGGGCGTCGAGCTGGGCATCGATTACGGCATGACCGTATCCTGCTATGCGGCGACAGCGGATGGCAGGGCTTGCGGACGCTGCGATTCCTGCGCGCTTCGGACAGAGGGCTTTGCGGCGGCCGGCGTGGCGGACCCGACCTGCTACCAGGAAACTTGA
- the pal gene encoding peptidoglycan-associated lipoprotein Pal, which produces MFNKATFWMMLSLVFLAGCETTGEVTDTTDTESDVVVGSGASTDTLDDADSMTLDPLDDPDSVLATRVIYFEYDRSDIPTQFLDVLAEHARYLIANPGVKIRLEGHADERGSREYNIGLGDRRAQSVRRILLFQGVANDQVTTVSYGEERPAVEGSTEEAYRQNRRVEIIYIR; this is translated from the coding sequence ATGTTCAACAAAGCGACTTTCTGGATGATGCTCAGCCTGGTTTTCCTGGCGGGCTGTGAAACGACCGGTGAGGTGACCGATACGACCGATACCGAGTCTGATGTGGTAGTCGGTAGCGGTGCTTCAACCGATACCCTGGATGATGCCGACAGCATGACACTGGATCCACTGGATGATCCCGACAGCGTGCTGGCTACCCGGGTCATCTACTTCGAGTATGACCGTTCGGACATTCCGACCCAGTTCCTGGACGTGCTCGCCGAGCATGCCCGGTACCTGATTGCCAATCCCGGGGTGAAGATCCGCCTCGAGGGTCATGCGGACGAGCGCGGCAGCCGCGAATACAACATCGGTCTGGGCGATCGTCGTGCCCAGTCGGTACGTCGCATCCTGTTGTTCCAGGGTGTCGCCAATGACCAGGTGACGACTGTCAGCTATGGCGAGGAGCGGCCGGCGGTCGAAGGTTCGACCGAAGAGGCTTATCGCCAGAATCGTCGCGTGGAAATCATCTACATCCGCTGA
- the ybgF gene encoding tol-pal system protein YbgF, translating into MRIDSSGRRLRGLLILPLAMSLAGCPFMQVQQEDPYAVRVRELEAQVKQMERVLDNQSLLQLLAEIERLQKEVRRLTGELETLRYDTDGMRERQRDLYVDLDQRLQELESGASNASSGSTQSDDGNDRAAYQAALALVQQSRYQEAEKAYRAFLENYPNSGLRPNAHYWLGEIAYVNKQFDKALQEFRGGAEQYPDSSKAPDLLLKAGYTYDELGDAAKARATLEAVQQRFPDHRAARLASARLERMADQGR; encoded by the coding sequence ATGCGAATCGACTCTTCGGGACGCCGCTTGCGCGGCCTGCTGATCCTGCCACTGGCGATGAGTCTCGCCGGTTGTCCGTTCATGCAGGTCCAGCAGGAAGATCCCTATGCCGTTCGCGTGCGGGAACTGGAAGCCCAGGTCAAGCAGATGGAGCGGGTACTGGACAACCAGAGCCTGCTCCAGTTGCTTGCCGAGATCGAGCGCCTGCAGAAAGAAGTACGCCGGCTGACCGGCGAGTTGGAAACGCTGCGTTATGACACCGATGGCATGCGCGAGCGGCAGCGCGACCTGTACGTGGATCTCGACCAGCGCCTGCAGGAGCTGGAAAGCGGTGCCAGCAATGCAAGCTCGGGCAGTACGCAGTCGGACGATGGCAATGACCGAGCCGCCTACCAGGCAGCGCTCGCACTGGTGCAGCAGTCACGCTACCAGGAGGCGGAGAAGGCCTACCGGGCCTTCCTGGAAAACTACCCTAACAGTGGCCTGCGCCCGAATGCGCATTACTGGCTGGGCGAGATTGCCTACGTCAACAAGCAGTTCGACAAGGCGCTGCAGGAATTTCGCGGCGGTGCCGAGCAGTATCCGGACTCCAGCAAGGCCCCGGACCTGTTGCTGAAAGCCGGGTATACCTACGACGAGCTGGGTGACGCCGCCAAGGCGCGAGCAACCCTGGAGGCGGTGCAACAGCGGTTTCCGGATCACCGGGCTGCGCGGCTTGCCAGTGCCCGGCTCGAACGCATGGCGGATCAGGGTCGCTGA
- a CDS encoding ABC transporter ATP-binding protein: protein MSDNKTLIKVRDLHYSRGDKVIFRGVDVDVVEGRVTAFMGPSGTGKTTLLRLITGQLKPDSGSITVDGQEVSDLDTDGLYALRKRMGFLFQASALLTDLSVFENVAFPLREHTDLPEALIRDLVLMKLQAVGLRGAHDMMPAELSGGMARRVALARAIVMDPDMIFYDEPFVGLDPISMGVIVRLIKLLNDALGLTSLVVSHDIAEISSVADDIYLLADGKVAAHGHPDELNRSDSEWVRQFMQGEADGPVPFHYPAASLKADFLQESEQ, encoded by the coding sequence ATGTCGGATAACAAGACGCTGATCAAGGTCAGGGACCTCCATTATTCCCGCGGTGACAAGGTGATTTTCCGGGGCGTTGACGTTGACGTCGTGGAAGGTCGCGTCACGGCGTTCATGGGGCCCAGCGGAACCGGCAAGACCACCTTGTTGCGGCTTATCACGGGGCAGCTGAAGCCCGACAGCGGTTCGATTACCGTCGATGGCCAGGAAGTCTCCGATCTCGACACCGATGGGCTGTATGCGCTGCGCAAGCGCATGGGTTTCCTGTTCCAGGCCAGTGCCTTGCTGACCGACTTGTCGGTCTTCGAAAACGTCGCCTTTCCCCTGCGCGAGCACACCGACCTGCCCGAAGCGCTGATTCGTGACCTGGTGCTGATGAAGCTGCAGGCCGTTGGCCTGCGCGGTGCGCATGACATGATGCCGGCCGAACTGTCCGGTGGCATGGCTCGCCGGGTGGCATTGGCACGCGCCATCGTCATGGATCCGGACATGATCTTCTACGATGAGCCCTTCGTCGGCCTGGACCCGATTTCCATGGGCGTCATCGTTCGCCTCATCAAGCTGCTGAACGATGCGCTGGGCCTCACCAGCCTGGTGGTCTCGCACGATATTGCCGAGATCAGCTCGGTGGCTGATGACATCTACCTGCTCGCTGACGGCAAAGTGGCGGCCCACGGCCATCCGGACGAGTTGAACCGGAGCGATTCGGAATGGGTGCGCCAGTTCATGCAGGGCGAGGCAGATGGCCCGGTGCCCTTCCATTATCCGGCGGCGTCACTCAAGGCCGATTTCCTGCAGGAGTCGGAGCAATGA